Proteins encoded within one genomic window of Cucumis sativus cultivar 9930 chromosome 3, Cucumber_9930_V3, whole genome shotgun sequence:
- the LOC101222505 gene encoding protein ABHD11, whose amino-acid sequence MAGVFRNKSGIRLLSRIINSPDLSFNCCSWRSLQTLAYEEVRTSPDGPYDSTAFILHGLLGSGRNWRSFSRNLLSRLSNSSSSEWRVVLVDLRNHGKSAELEGFGPPHDMVNAAKDLAKLIESQDWAWPDVVMGHSMGGKVALQFLESCNRGDYGNSASLPKQLWVLDSVPGNVNPENSDGEVEKVLKTLQGLPSLIPSRKWLVTHMIERGFSKSLSDWIGSNLKKSGEHETWSFNLEGAIQMFNSFRETSYWSLLEHPPKDTEIAIIRAANSDRWRSDVVQQLERLSSKGSEESKGRVSAHVLPNSGHWVHVDNPKGLLEIVAPKISSL is encoded by the exons ATGGCCGGAGTTTTCAGAAATAAATCCGGCATCCGCCTCCTTTCTCGGATCATTAACTCGCCggatttatcttttaattgcTGCTCATGGAGATCTCTACAAACTCTCGCCTACGAAGAGGTTCGAACTTCACCGGATGGACCTTACGATTCAACCGCTTTCATTCTTCATGGTCTCTTGGGTTCGGGAAGAAATTGGAGGTCCTTCTCTCGGAATCTTCTATCAAGGCTTTCTAATTCCTCGTCTTCGG AATGGAGAGTGGTGCTTGTGGATTTAAGGAACCATGGGAAATCAGCTGAATTGGAAGGTTTTGGTCCTCCTCATGACATGGTGAATGCTGCTAAGGATTTAGCGAAATTAATCGAGTCTCAAGATTGGGCGTGGCCGGATGTTGTTATGGGTCATTCCATGGGTGGGAAGGTCGCGCTTCAATTTTTGGAGAGCTGTAATCGTGGTGATTATGGAAATTCAGCTTCATTGCCCAAGCAG CTATGGGTGCTTGATTCAGTCCCTGGAAATGTGAACCCTGAAAATAGCGATGGAGAAGTagagaaagttttgaaaacactGCAGGGTTTACCTTCGTTAATACCATCGAGGAA GTGGCTTGTTACTCATATGATTGAACGTGGTTTCTCGAAGTCATTATCTGACTGGATAGGCAGTAATTTGAAGAAATCTGGGGAGCACGAAACATGGAGTTTCAATCTTGAAGGTGCTATACAGATGTTCAATTCTTTCAG GGAGACATCGTATTGGTCTCTTCTGGAGCATCCTCCAAAAGACACGGAGATCGCGATCATTCGGGCAGCAAATAGCGATCGCTGGAGAAGTGATGTTGTTCAGCAACTTGAAAGACTCTCCAGTAAGGGATCAGAGGAATCAAAAGGACGGGTTTCTGCTCATGTTCTTCCAAATTCAGGTCACTGGGTTCATGTGGACAATCCAAAGGGACTCCTTGAGATAGTTGCTCCAAAAATTTCATCCCTTTGA
- the LOC101222111 gene encoding peptidyl-prolyl cis-trans isomerase CYP18-2 produces the protein MWASAEGGPPEVTLETSMGSFTVELYFKHAPRTCRNFIELSRRGYYDNVKFHRIIKDFIVQGGDPTGTGRGGESIYGKKFEDEIKPELKHTGAGILSMANAGPDTNGSQFFITLAPCPSLDGKHSIFGRVCRGMEIIKRLGSVQTDNNDRPIHDVKILRASVKD, from the exons ATGTGGGCAAGCGCCGAAGGAGGGCCGCCGGAGGTAACTCTGGAGACTTCCATGGGTTCTTTCACTGTCGAG CTTTACTTCAAACACGCACCGAGAACATGTAGAAACTTCATCGAGCTTTCCCGGCGAGGTTATTATGACAATGTCAAATTCCACCGGATTATTAAG GATTTTATTGTGCAAGGTGGAGATCCCACAGGAACTGGACGGGGTGGGGAGTCTATTTATGG CAAGAAGTTTGAGGATGAAATAAAACCAGAGTTGAAGCATACTGGAGCTGGTATTCTATCTATGGCAAATGCTGGTCCTGATACAAATGGAAGCCAATTCTTTATCACTCTTGCTCCTTGCCCATCTTTAGATG GAAAGCACTCCATCTTTGGAAGAGTTTGTAGGGGAATGGAAATTATCAAAAGGCTTGGCAGTGTACAAACTGATAACAATGATAG ACCCATCCATGATGTGAAAATACTGCGGGCATCAGTTAAAGACTAA
- the LOC105434977 gene encoding uncharacterized protein LOC105434977 produces MLTFGRQSASEKNIEDADGHELSVQFFPISQNSPFPNFLLFFFFFLSLIPHFTLSLRRITHSSSISQMDLYTAASLLSHSSPSSHHFLHFSSSPPSHTPPALSPSDEFNESELFWTADFVQSSNNSSRSRKISTDDRASSFIPPPNSGILAALSDDFNYDRKKRIGTILTRDTTSITKSPSSSTRSIPRPVQSNREYSQSVPCRKFQQSAPIKVPEAMRKGRNDRDHVERKEEEEEEEEQMLPPHEIVRRGSGMSPNTTFSVLEGAGRTLKGRDLRRVRNAVWHRTGFVD; encoded by the coding sequence ATGTTGACATTTGGTAGACAGAGTGCGTCAGAGAAGAACATCGAGGACGCCGACGGTCACGAACTTTCGGTGCAATTTTTCCCAATTTCCCAAAATTCACCTTTTCccaattttctccttttcttcttcttttttctttctttaattccCCATTTCACCCTCTCTCTTCGCCGCATCACACACTCATCTTCCATATCCCAAATGGACCTTTACACCGCCGCTTCTCTTCTCTCCCACTCCTCTCCTTCCTCCCACCACTTCCTCCACTTCTCCTCTTCCCCTCCCTCGCATACTCCCCCCGCCCTCTCCCCCTCCGACGAGTTCAACGAATCCGAGCTCTTCTGGACTGCTGATTTCGTCCAATCATCCAATAACTCCTCCCGCTCCAGGAAAATCTCTACCGATGATCGCGCCTCCAGTTTCATCCCTCCTCCAAACTCCGGCATCCTCGCCGCTTTATCTGATGATTTCAATTACGATCGGAAAAAGAGAATCGGAACGATTCTGACTCGAGATACTACTTCAATTACGAAATCCCCGTCGTCGTCGACGCGATCAATTCCAAGGCCGGTTCAGAGTAATAGAGAATACTCACAATCCGTGCCTTGTAGGAAATTTCAGCAATCGGCTCCGATCAAAGTGCCGGAAGCGATGAGGAAAGGGAGGAATGATCGGGATCATGTTGAGaggaaggaggaggaggaggaggaggaggagcaGATGTTACCACCTCATGAGATAGTGAGGAGAGGCTCCGGCATGTCGCCAAATACGACATTTTCGGTGCTGGAAGGGGCGGGAAGGACGCTGAAAGGGAGGGATCTTCGTCGAGTTAGAAACGCCGTTTGGCACAGAACAGGATTTGTTGATTGA